From Cellulosimicrobium sp. ES-005, one genomic window encodes:
- the prmC gene encoding peptide chain release factor N(5)-glutamine methyltransferase, whose protein sequence is MPEPLGPTPPSDGGTSAWLRWATAVLDAAGVPSARADAELLLAHALAVPRAEVARRAVLGTPVPDDVAPALAQLVARRAQRVPLQHLVGTAPFRHLELAVGPGVFVPRPETEQVAQVAVDEARAVVAGTGRATVVDLCTGSAAIALAVATEVAGTDVHAVELDAAAHAWAERNVTAVREASGVVVRLVRGDARTALAGPAADGGLDGVVDVVVSNPPYVPPGAVPRDPEVADHDPGVALYGLGPDGLEVPRGITAAAARLLRPGGLYVMEHAEVQAGAARDMVAATGAFVDVRTVVDLTGRDRMVVARRSGPEHAGDPEPAPERGRMDP, encoded by the coding sequence ATGCCTGAGCCGCTCGGTCCGACCCCGCCGTCGGACGGCGGCACCTCCGCCTGGCTGCGCTGGGCGACGGCGGTGCTCGACGCCGCCGGGGTGCCCTCGGCGCGCGCGGACGCCGAGCTCCTGCTCGCCCACGCCCTCGCGGTGCCCCGCGCCGAGGTGGCCCGTCGCGCGGTCCTCGGCACGCCCGTGCCGGACGACGTCGCGCCCGCCCTCGCGCAGCTCGTCGCCCGGCGCGCGCAGCGCGTGCCGCTCCAGCACCTCGTGGGCACCGCGCCGTTCCGGCACCTCGAGCTGGCCGTCGGACCGGGCGTCTTCGTCCCGCGGCCGGAGACCGAGCAGGTCGCGCAGGTCGCCGTCGACGAGGCCCGCGCGGTCGTGGCCGGAACGGGGCGCGCGACCGTGGTCGACCTGTGCACCGGCTCGGCGGCGATCGCGCTCGCCGTCGCGACGGAGGTCGCCGGGACCGACGTGCACGCGGTCGAGCTCGACGCCGCCGCCCACGCCTGGGCCGAGCGGAACGTGACGGCCGTGCGGGAGGCGAGCGGCGTCGTCGTGCGCCTGGTGCGGGGCGACGCCCGCACGGCGCTCGCCGGGCCCGCCGCCGACGGTGGTCTCGACGGCGTGGTCGACGTCGTCGTGTCCAACCCGCCGTACGTGCCCCCCGGCGCCGTCCCGCGCGACCCCGAGGTGGCCGACCACGACCCCGGCGTGGCGCTCTACGGCCTCGGGCCCGACGGTCTCGAGGTGCCGCGGGGGATCACGGCCGCGGCCGCGCGGCTCCTGCGTCCCGGCGGCCTCTACGTCATGGAGCACGCCGAGGTCCAGGCCGGCGCCGCGCGGGACATGGTCGCGGCGACCGGCGCGTTCGTCGACGTCCGCACCGTCGTCGACCTCACGGGACGCGACCGCATGGTCGTGGCCCGGCGCTCGGGACCCGAGCACGCCGGTGACCCGGAGCCCGCCCCCGAGCGTGGAAGGATGGACCCGTGA
- the atpB gene encoding F0F1 ATP synthase subunit A — translation MLLAASESEGGFHAPSIADFFPPAILFEGTIFQIDRIWIVRVVATIVLLSIFVIAARRAKLVPGRFQNAIEMILDFVRVQVVEEIMGKENAKRFVPMITTIFCAILAFNITGIITGLNMAGTARIGIPLLLALWVFVTYWYVGIKKHGLGGYLKSNLFPPGIPAPIYLIVTPIELLQILIIRPASLAIRLVANMVAGHIMLVLCFAATQYFFFEAAPAMKALGVLSLAGGFAFTLFEILVAALQAYIFALLAAVYINMSLEEEH, via the coding sequence GTGCTCCTCGCTGCTTCCGAGAGCGAAGGTGGCTTCCACGCGCCGTCGATCGCCGACTTCTTTCCGCCGGCCATCCTCTTCGAGGGCACGATCTTCCAGATCGACCGCATCTGGATCGTCCGCGTCGTCGCGACGATCGTCCTGCTGTCGATCTTCGTCATCGCGGCGCGCCGCGCGAAGCTCGTCCCCGGCCGGTTCCAGAACGCCATCGAGATGATCCTCGACTTCGTGCGCGTGCAGGTCGTCGAGGAGATCATGGGCAAGGAGAACGCGAAGCGCTTCGTGCCCATGATCACGACGATCTTCTGCGCGATCCTCGCGTTCAACATCACGGGCATCATCACCGGCCTCAACATGGCCGGCACCGCCCGGATCGGCATCCCGCTGCTCCTCGCCCTCTGGGTCTTCGTGACCTACTGGTACGTCGGCATCAAGAAGCACGGCCTCGGCGGCTACCTCAAGAGCAACCTCTTCCCCCCGGGGATCCCGGCGCCGATCTACCTGATCGTCACGCCGATCGAGCTGCTCCAGATCCTCATCATCCGGCCGGCCTCGCTGGCCATCCGTCTCGTCGCCAACATGGTCGCCGGGCACATCATGCTCGTCCTGTGCTTCGCGGCCACGCAGTACTTCTTCTTCGAGGCGGCTCCCGCGATGAAGGCGCTCGGGGTCCTCAGCCTGGCCGGCGGCTTCGCCTTCACGCTCTTCGAGATCCTGGTCGCCGCGCTGCAGGCGTACATCTTCGCCCTGCTCGCCGCGGTCTACATCAACATGTCGCTCGAGGAAGAGCACTGA
- the rho gene encoding transcription termination factor Rho, producing MTDTIDTATSSATGSAAAGGTARTGALSTLRLPELQALASQLGVKGTSKMRKGDLVDVIRARTGEQSASERPAAPRRDTDGANASGRETSEAPAASGRGRSRRAERPAASPAATTDSAATARQDAPSAASREERTAAPVLDLPVRADEQRTEQRGERRDGRRDSRSEAAAAVAEALGEQGVRTRDTSNESADERAARAAAAVGLVTGERGSRRAGRGAGAPRNGEGDGDATRADRQRDQQGGERQRDQQGGAPQREQQSGGQGRGERQGDRRDDRQLLDDERGGRRRRGRDRGRERDRKRGRNRQGPDLAGLDDIEVNEDDVLLPVAGILDILDNYAFVRTSGYLPGQNDVYVSLGQVKKAGLRRGDAVTGAVRQPREGENQGNTARQKFNALVRLDSVNGMSPEEARQRPEFTKLTPLYPQERLRLENSEATRLTPRVIDIVAPIGKGQRGLIVAPPKAGKTIIMQQIANAITANNPEVHLMVVLVDERPEEVTDMERTVKGEVIASTFDRPASDHTIVAELAIERAKRLVELGQDVVVLLDSLTRLSRAYNLAAPASGRILSGGVDASALYPPKRFFGAARNIENGGSLTILASALVETGSKMDEVIFEEFKGTGNMELRLSRNLADKRIFPAVDVNASGTRREEILLSPDELKIVYKLRRVMGALDQQQAIELLLGQLKKTQTNVEFLLHVQKTTPGGLADDENVGRTI from the coding sequence GTGACAGACACCATCGACACCGCCACGAGCAGCGCGACCGGTTCGGCCGCTGCCGGCGGGACCGCCCGGACCGGCGCGCTCTCCACGCTGCGCCTCCCGGAGCTGCAGGCGCTCGCCTCGCAGCTCGGGGTCAAGGGCACGTCCAAGATGCGCAAGGGCGATCTTGTGGACGTCATCCGCGCCCGCACCGGCGAGCAGAGCGCCTCCGAGCGCCCCGCCGCGCCGCGGCGCGACACGGACGGGGCGAACGCCTCGGGCCGTGAGACGAGCGAGGCGCCCGCCGCCTCCGGGCGCGGCCGCAGCCGCCGCGCCGAGCGTCCCGCCGCGAGCCCGGCGGCCACCACCGACAGCGCCGCGACGGCGCGCCAGGACGCGCCGTCGGCCGCGAGCCGCGAGGAGCGGACGGCCGCCCCCGTGCTCGACCTGCCCGTGCGCGCCGACGAGCAGCGCACGGAACAGCGCGGCGAGCGTCGCGACGGTCGTCGTGACTCCCGCTCGGAGGCCGCCGCCGCGGTCGCCGAGGCGCTCGGCGAGCAGGGCGTGCGCACGCGCGACACCTCGAACGAGTCCGCCGACGAGCGCGCCGCGCGCGCCGCCGCGGCGGTCGGCCTCGTCACGGGCGAGCGCGGCTCGCGCCGTGCGGGTCGCGGCGCCGGCGCACCCCGGAACGGCGAGGGCGACGGCGACGCGACGCGCGCCGACCGTCAGCGCGACCAGCAGGGCGGCGAGCGCCAGCGCGACCAGCAGGGCGGCGCCCCGCAGCGTGAGCAGCAGAGCGGTGGCCAGGGTCGCGGCGAGCGTCAGGGCGACCGGCGGGACGACCGCCAGCTGCTGGATGACGAGCGCGGCGGCCGACGCCGCCGGGGTCGTGACCGCGGCCGCGAGCGCGACCGCAAGCGTGGCCGCAACCGCCAGGGACCGGACCTCGCGGGCCTCGACGACATCGAGGTCAACGAGGACGACGTCCTGCTCCCCGTCGCCGGCATCCTCGACATCCTCGACAACTACGCGTTCGTGCGCACGAGCGGGTACCTGCCGGGCCAGAACGACGTCTACGTCTCGCTCGGCCAGGTGAAGAAGGCCGGCCTGCGCCGCGGTGACGCCGTCACCGGCGCGGTGCGCCAGCCGCGCGAGGGCGAGAACCAGGGCAACACGGCGCGCCAGAAGTTCAACGCGCTCGTCCGCCTGGACTCGGTCAACGGCATGTCGCCCGAGGAGGCGCGCCAGCGTCCCGAGTTCACCAAGCTCACGCCCCTGTACCCGCAGGAGCGCCTGCGCCTCGAGAACTCCGAGGCCACGCGCCTGACGCCGCGCGTCATCGACATCGTCGCGCCGATCGGCAAGGGTCAGCGCGGCCTCATCGTCGCGCCGCCCAAGGCCGGCAAGACGATCATCATGCAGCAGATCGCGAACGCGATCACGGCCAACAACCCCGAGGTCCACCTCATGGTGGTGCTCGTGGACGAGCGGCCCGAAGAGGTCACGGACATGGAGCGGACGGTGAAGGGCGAGGTCATCGCCTCGACGTTCGACCGCCCCGCGTCCGACCACACGATCGTCGCCGAGCTCGCGATCGAGCGCGCGAAGCGCCTGGTCGAGCTCGGCCAGGACGTCGTCGTGCTCCTCGACTCGCTGACCCGCCTGTCGCGTGCGTACAACCTCGCGGCGCCCGCCTCGGGCCGCATCCTGTCCGGTGGTGTGGACGCGTCCGCGCTCTACCCGCCCAAGCGGTTCTTCGGCGCGGCCCGCAACATCGAGAACGGCGGCTCGCTGACGATCCTCGCCTCGGCGCTCGTGGAGACGGGCTCCAAGATGGACGAGGTCATCTTCGAGGAGTTCAAGGGCACGGGGAACATGGAGCTCCGCCTGTCCCGCAACCTCGCCGACAAGCGGATCTTCCCGGCCGTGGACGTCAACGCGTCCGGTACGCGCCGCGAGGAGATCCTCCTGTCGCCGGACGAGCTGAAGATCGTCTACAAGCTCCGCCGCGTGATGGGCGCGCTCGACCAGCAGCAGGCGATCGAGCTGCTGCTCGGCCAGCTCAAGAAGACCCAGACGAACGTCGAGTTCCTGCTCCACGTCCAGAAGACGACGCCCGGCGGTCTCGCGGACGACGAGAACGTCGGCCGCACGATCTGA
- a CDS encoding MraY family glycosyltransferase, whose amino-acid sequence MRVYLLVMLVAAVVTFLTTPFARWVALRTGAITAVRDRDVHTIPTPRLGGLAMLLGLVVAVVFASQMPFLESVFVGEVAGRLVADPRIWGIVGGAAIVCLLGIADDIWDLDWMTKLAGQVLAAGLMATQGVVLYRLPLGIGDQQLIWSSRLQLAATILVVVVAMNAVNFVDGLDGLAAGLVAIGGTAFFVYSYVLTQKASADDYSSLATLVIAALVGICVGFLPHNFHPARIFMGDSGSMVLGLVMSAAAIVVTGKIETDALSGAQQIPAFIPILLPLAVILLPLLDMGMAVVRRVARGKSPFHPDRMHLHHRMLAIGHSHRRAVLILYVWTAVFAFAAVALVQWHWHGVAVGLAVAVLIAAVLTLGPLRTRGRFLDDDAATTTSSVPVTTTTSDDDPSPAAPSAAPAVTTPPKEALR is encoded by the coding sequence GTGAGGGTCTACCTGCTCGTGATGCTCGTCGCCGCCGTGGTGACGTTCCTCACGACGCCCTTCGCGCGCTGGGTCGCGCTGCGCACCGGTGCGATCACCGCCGTGCGCGACCGCGACGTCCACACGATCCCGACCCCCCGCCTCGGCGGCCTCGCGATGCTGCTGGGCCTCGTGGTGGCGGTCGTCTTCGCGTCGCAGATGCCGTTCCTCGAGAGCGTGTTCGTCGGCGAGGTCGCGGGCCGGCTCGTGGCCGACCCGCGGATCTGGGGGATCGTCGGCGGGGCGGCGATCGTCTGCCTGCTCGGGATCGCCGACGACATCTGGGACCTCGACTGGATGACGAAGCTCGCGGGGCAGGTGCTCGCGGCAGGGCTGATGGCCACGCAGGGCGTCGTCCTGTACCGGCTGCCCCTCGGGATCGGGGACCAGCAGCTCATCTGGTCCTCGCGCCTCCAGCTCGCCGCGACGATCCTCGTGGTGGTCGTCGCGATGAACGCGGTCAACTTCGTCGACGGCCTGGACGGCCTCGCCGCGGGGCTCGTCGCGATCGGCGGCACGGCGTTCTTCGTCTACTCGTACGTGCTCACGCAGAAGGCGAGCGCCGACGACTACTCGAGCCTCGCGACGCTCGTGATCGCCGCGCTCGTCGGCATCTGCGTCGGCTTCCTGCCGCACAACTTCCATCCCGCGCGCATCTTCATGGGGGACTCGGGCTCGATGGTCCTCGGGCTCGTCATGTCGGCCGCGGCGATCGTCGTGACCGGCAAGATCGAGACCGACGCGCTCTCCGGCGCGCAGCAGATACCGGCCTTCATCCCGATCCTGCTGCCGCTCGCGGTGATCCTCCTGCCCCTGCTCGACATGGGCATGGCGGTGGTGCGCCGCGTCGCGCGGGGGAAGTCGCCGTTCCACCCGGACCGCATGCACCTGCACCACCGGATGCTCGCGATCGGGCACTCGCACCGGCGCGCCGTGCTCATCCTCTACGTCTGGACGGCGGTGTTCGCCTTCGCCGCCGTCGCGCTGGTGCAGTGGCACTGGCACGGCGTCGCCGTGGGCCTCGCCGTCGCCGTCCTGATCGCCGCGGTCCTCACCCTCGGCCCGCTGCGCACGCGTGGCCGGTTCCTGGACGACGACGCCGCGACCACGACGTCGTCCGTGCCCGTCACGACCACCACCTCCGACGACGACCCGAGCCCGGCCGCCCCGTCGGCCGCGCCCGCCGTCACGACACCGCCGAAGGAAGCCCTGAGATGA
- the prfA gene encoding peptide chain release factor 1 has protein sequence MTESFAAVEPLLAEHADIETQLADPAVHADAGRARTLGRRYAELNQVVGAYRAWREASDDAEAAAELATLGGEDGEAFAAELPGLRAAEEEARERLRRVLVPRDPDDGRDVILEIKAGEGGEESALFAGDLLRMYLRYAERRGWKTEVLESTDSDLGGFKDVQVAVKARSTPSDPADGVWANLKYEGGVHRVQRVPVTESQGRIHTSAAGVLVFPEVEDAGEVEIDPNDLRIDVYRSSGPGGQSVNTTDSAVRITHLPTGIVVSMQNEKSQLQNREQAMRVLRARLLAAQQEAAAAEAADLRRSQVRTVDRSERIRTYNFPENRIADHRTGYKAYNLDQVLDGDLDPVVRSAVEADEAARLASAGDA, from the coding sequence GTGACCGAGTCGTTCGCCGCCGTCGAGCCGCTGCTGGCCGAGCACGCCGACATCGAGACCCAGCTCGCCGACCCCGCCGTCCACGCCGACGCGGGTCGCGCGCGCACGCTCGGGCGGCGCTACGCCGAGCTGAACCAGGTCGTCGGCGCGTACCGCGCGTGGCGCGAGGCGAGCGACGACGCCGAGGCCGCCGCGGAGCTCGCGACCCTCGGCGGGGAGGACGGGGAGGCGTTCGCCGCGGAGCTCCCCGGACTGCGCGCCGCCGAGGAGGAGGCGCGCGAGCGCCTGCGCCGCGTGCTCGTCCCGCGCGACCCGGACGACGGCCGCGACGTCATCCTCGAGATCAAGGCGGGCGAGGGCGGCGAGGAGTCGGCGTTGTTCGCGGGGGACCTGCTGCGCATGTACCTGCGGTACGCGGAGCGACGCGGCTGGAAGACGGAGGTCCTCGAGTCGACCGACTCCGACCTCGGCGGCTTCAAGGACGTCCAGGTGGCGGTCAAGGCGCGCAGCACGCCGTCCGACCCCGCGGACGGCGTCTGGGCGAACCTCAAGTACGAGGGCGGCGTGCACCGGGTCCAGCGCGTCCCCGTGACCGAGTCGCAGGGACGGATCCACACGTCGGCGGCCGGGGTGCTCGTCTTCCCCGAGGTCGAGGACGCGGGCGAGGTCGAGATCGACCCGAACGACCTGCGCATCGACGTCTACCGCTCGTCCGGCCCGGGCGGGCAGTCCGTCAACACCACCGACTCCGCCGTGCGCATCACGCACCTGCCGACCGGCATCGTCGTGTCGATGCAGAACGAGAAGTCGCAGCTCCAGAACCGCGAGCAGGCGATGCGCGTCCTGCGCGCGCGCCTGCTCGCCGCCCAGCAGGAGGCTGCCGCCGCCGAGGCCGCCGACCTGCGCCGCTCCCAGGTCCGCACCGTCGACCGCTCCGAGCGCATCCGCACCTACAACTTCCCGGAGAACCGCATCGCGGACCACCGCACCGGGTACAAGGCGTACAACCTCGACCAGGTGCTCGACGGCGACCTCGACCCGGTCGTGCGCTCGGCGGTCGAAGCCGACGAGGCGGCGCGTCTCGCGAGCGCCGGCGATGCCTGA
- a CDS encoding F0F1 ATP synthase subunit B produces the protein MSALTSAAGSLVAQTEEPEGIDLFLPAGYDLLWSAVVLVVIAIVFYKAVLPKFQAVLDERTAKIEGGLAKAESAQAEAAAALAEYHQQLQEARTEAAKIREEARAEGTAIVSDLRAKASDDAARIVETAHRQIEAERQQAAVSLRNDVGLLATELASKIVGESLADSARQSRVVDRFLDELEAVGPAAASAAGTASEER, from the coding sequence ATGTCGGCGCTGACGAGCGCCGCCGGTTCGCTGGTGGCGCAGACGGAGGAGCCGGAGGGGATCGACCTCTTCCTGCCGGCCGGCTACGACCTGCTCTGGTCGGCGGTCGTCCTCGTCGTCATCGCGATCGTCTTCTACAAGGCCGTCCTGCCCAAGTTCCAGGCGGTGCTCGACGAGCGCACCGCGAAGATCGAGGGTGGCCTCGCCAAGGCGGAGTCCGCCCAGGCGGAGGCCGCGGCGGCGCTGGCGGAGTACCACCAGCAGCTCCAGGAGGCGCGCACGGAGGCGGCGAAGATCCGCGAGGAGGCGCGTGCCGAGGGCACGGCCATCGTCTCGGACCTGCGGGCGAAGGCGTCGGACGACGCCGCGCGCATCGTCGAGACGGCGCACCGCCAGATCGAGGCCGAGCGCCAGCAGGCCGCGGTCTCGCTGCGCAACGACGTCGGTCTGCTCGCGACGGAGCTCGCCTCGAAGATCGTCGGCGAGTCGCTCGCCGACTCGGCGCGCCAGAGCCGCGTCGTCGACCGCTTCCTCGACGAGCTCGAGGCCGTGGGTCCCGCGGCGGCGAGCGCGGCGGGCACGGCCTCCGAGGAGCGCTGA
- a CDS encoding F0F1 ATP synthase subunit delta: MRGTSGESLTQARDRFEPVLRSAGEGALALGEQLFAVTAAFDESAPLRRSLADPSRSGADKAALVTAVLASGFDERVVDLVAGLVRSRWTREGDLADATERLGLDAVLASAEARGALEKVEDELFRTSRALVGQREARQVLSDDTTDPERRAAFLHALLDGKVDTVTEVLAVHATRALRGRRFVPTLGWIGEIAAERRQRLVASVTSATVLTQVQLDRLATLLERAYGRAVQLNVTVDPAVLGGLRVQVGADVVDSTVLSRLADARRRLVS, translated from the coding sequence ATGCGCGGAACGAGCGGCGAGTCCCTGACGCAGGCGCGGGACCGGTTCGAGCCGGTCCTGCGCTCGGCGGGCGAGGGCGCGCTGGCGCTGGGCGAGCAGCTCTTCGCGGTCACCGCGGCGTTCGACGAGTCCGCGCCGCTGCGGCGCTCGCTCGCGGACCCGTCGCGGTCCGGCGCGGACAAGGCGGCCCTCGTGACCGCCGTCCTCGCGTCGGGCTTCGACGAGCGGGTCGTGGACCTCGTGGCCGGTCTCGTCCGGTCGCGCTGGACCCGCGAGGGTGACCTCGCGGACGCGACCGAGCGCCTGGGCCTGGACGCGGTCCTCGCGTCGGCCGAGGCCCGCGGTGCTCTGGAGAAGGTCGAGGACGAGCTGTTCCGGACGTCGCGCGCGCTCGTCGGGCAGCGCGAGGCGCGACAGGTCCTCTCCGACGACACGACCGACCCCGAGCGTCGCGCCGCGTTCCTGCACGCGCTGCTCGACGGCAAGGTCGACACGGTCACCGAGGTGCTCGCGGTCCACGCGACGCGCGCGCTGCGCGGTCGCCGGTTCGTCCCGACGCTGGGCTGGATCGGGGAGATCGCGGCCGAGCGCCGGCAGCGTCTCGTCGCCTCGGTCACGTCGGCCACGGTGCTCACGCAGGTCCAGCTCGACCGTCTCGCGACGCTGCTCGAGCGGGCCTACGGCCGCGCGGTGCAGCTCAACGTGACGGTGGACCCGGCCGTGCTCGGCGGGCTCCGCGTCCAGGTGGGCGCCGACGTCGTGGACTCCACCGTGCTCTCCCGGCTCGCCGACGCGCGCCGACGTCTCGTGAGCTGA
- a CDS encoding ATP synthase F0 subunit C, translated as MDVTTLAEVTGNLNSVGYGLAAIGPGIGLGILIGKTIEGIARQPEVAGQLRATMFLGVAFVELLALLGLVAGFLFPAA; from the coding sequence GTGGACGTCACCACCCTCGCCGAGGTCACCGGTAACCTCAACTCGGTCGGCTACGGCCTCGCCGCGATCGGCCCGGGCATCGGCCTCGGTATCCTCATCGGCAAGACCATCGAGGGCATCGCCCGCCAGCCTGAGGTCGCCGGCCAGCTCCGCGCCACCATGTTCCTCGGTGTCGCGTTCGTCGAGCTCCTCGCCCTGCTGGGTCTCGTCGCCGGCTTCCTCTTCCCCGCGGCGTGA
- the atpA gene encoding F0F1 ATP synthase subunit alpha — MAELTIRPEEIRAALDSFVKSYEPEGAVSEEVGRVTLAADGIAQVEGLPGAMANELLRFEDGTLGLALNLDVREIGVVVLGEFTGIEEGQEVRRTGEVLSVPVGDGYLGRVVDPLGNPIDGLGEVATEGRRALELQAPGVMARKSVHEPLQTGLKAIDSMIPIGRGQRQLIIGDRQTGKTAIAIDTIINQKANWESGDPTKQVRCIYVAIGQKGSTIASVRGALEDAGALEYTTIVAAPASDPAGFKYLAPYTGSAIGQHWMYGGKHVLIVFDDLSKQAEAYRAVSLLLRRPPGREAYPGDVFYLHSRLLERCAKLSDELGAGSMTGLPVIETKANDVSAYIPTNVISITDGQIFLQSDLFNADQRPAVDVGISVSRVGGDAQVKAMKKVSGTLKLELAQYRALEAFAMFASDLDAASRGQLQRGAVLMELLKQGQYSPFPVEEQVASIWAGTKGKIDDVPVEDVRRFESELLDHLRRNTDVLSTIAESGKLEDETESQLAAAVDAFRSGFLKGDGSPLVGGDTEDEAETEIEQEQIVRQKRA; from the coding sequence ATGGCTGAGCTGACGATCCGGCCGGAGGAGATCCGGGCCGCTCTGGACAGCTTCGTGAAGTCCTACGAGCCCGAGGGCGCCGTGTCCGAGGAGGTGGGCCGGGTCACCCTGGCCGCCGACGGCATCGCCCAGGTCGAGGGTCTCCCGGGCGCGATGGCCAACGAGCTGCTGCGCTTCGAGGACGGGACCCTCGGTCTCGCCCTCAACCTCGACGTCCGCGAGATCGGTGTCGTCGTGCTCGGCGAGTTCACCGGCATCGAGGAGGGGCAGGAGGTCCGTCGCACGGGCGAGGTCCTCTCGGTCCCCGTCGGCGACGGCTACCTCGGCCGCGTCGTCGACCCGCTGGGCAACCCGATCGACGGCCTCGGCGAGGTCGCGACCGAGGGCCGCCGCGCCCTGGAGCTCCAGGCGCCCGGCGTCATGGCCCGCAAGTCGGTCCACGAGCCCCTCCAGACCGGTCTCAAGGCGATCGACTCGATGATCCCGATCGGCCGTGGTCAGCGCCAGCTGATCATCGGCGACCGCCAGACGGGCAAGACGGCGATCGCGATCGACACGATCATCAACCAGAAGGCGAACTGGGAGTCGGGCGACCCGACCAAGCAGGTCCGCTGCATCTACGTCGCGATCGGCCAGAAGGGCTCGACCATCGCGTCCGTCCGCGGCGCGCTCGAGGACGCCGGCGCGCTCGAGTACACGACGATCGTCGCGGCTCCCGCCTCGGACCCCGCGGGCTTCAAGTACCTCGCCCCCTACACCGGCTCGGCCATCGGCCAGCACTGGATGTACGGCGGCAAGCACGTCCTCATCGTGTTCGACGACCTGTCGAAGCAGGCCGAGGCCTACCGTGCGGTGTCGCTGCTGCTGCGTCGCCCGCCGGGCCGCGAGGCGTACCCGGGTGACGTCTTCTACCTGCACTCCCGCCTCCTCGAGCGTTGCGCGAAGCTCTCCGACGAGCTCGGCGCCGGCTCGATGACGGGCCTGCCGGTCATCGAGACCAAGGCGAACGACGTGTCGGCGTACATCCCGACGAACGTCATCTCCATCACGGACGGCCAGATCTTCCTCCAGTCCGACCTGTTCAACGCGGACCAGCGCCCCGCCGTCGACGTCGGCATCTCGGTGTCGCGCGTCGGTGGTGACGCGCAGGTCAAGGCGATGAAGAAGGTCTCGGGCACGCTGAAGCTCGAGCTCGCCCAGTACCGTGCGCTCGAGGCGTTCGCGATGTTCGCGTCCGACCTCGACGCGGCCTCGCGCGGCCAGCTGCAGCGCGGCGCGGTCCTCATGGAGCTGCTCAAGCAGGGCCAGTACTCGCCGTTCCCGGTCGAGGAGCAGGTCGCGTCCATCTGGGCCGGCACCAAGGGCAAGATCGACGACGTCCCGGTCGAGGACGTGCGTCGCTTCGAGTCCGAGCTGCTCGACCACCTGCGCCGCAACACGGACGTCCTCTCGACGATCGCCGAGTCCGGCAAGCTCGAGGACGAGACCGAGTCGCAGCTCGCCGCGGCGGTCGACGCGTTCCGCTCCGGCTTCCTCAAGGGTGACGGCTCGCCGCTCGTCGGCGGCGACACCGAGGACGAGGCCGAGACGGAGATCGAGCAGGAGCAGATCGTCCGGCAGAAGAGGGCCTGA
- the rpmE gene encoding 50S ribosomal protein L31, whose protein sequence is MKSGIHPEYVVTEVTCTCGNTFVTRSTEASGKISSDVCSACHPFYTGKQKILDTGGRVARFEARYGKKAADK, encoded by the coding sequence GTGAAGTCTGGTATCCACCCCGAGTACGTCGTCACCGAGGTGACCTGCACCTGTGGGAACACCTTCGTGACGCGCAGCACCGAGGCGTCGGGCAAGATCAGCTCCGACGTGTGCAGCGCCTGCCACCCGTTCTACACGGGCAAGCAGAAGATCCTCGACACCGGTGGCCGTGTGGCCCGCTTCGAGGCCCGCTACGGCAAGAAGGCCGCCGACAAGTAG
- a CDS encoding L-threonylcarbamoyladenylate synthase — protein sequence MSSVHPVTDPNTWGAGIDEAVNAISRGGLVVLPTDTVYGIGADAFDAEAVAALLAAKGRGRHMPPPVLVPDARTLDGLATDVPDAARRLVEAFWPGGFTIILRAQPSLAWDLGEMHGTVALRMPDHPAALALLRRTGPLAVSSANATGRPAALDVDDARAQLGEAVAVYLDGGAATGGVASTIVDATSDTLRVVRQGAVTLDRLREVADVAGPDDPPADAQTADDAGEPEANGG from the coding sequence GTGAGCTCCGTCCACCCCGTGACCGACCCGAACACCTGGGGCGCCGGCATCGACGAGGCGGTCAACGCGATCTCCCGCGGTGGCCTCGTCGTGCTGCCCACCGACACCGTCTACGGCATCGGCGCCGACGCGTTCGACGCCGAGGCCGTCGCCGCGCTCCTCGCGGCCAAGGGCCGCGGCCGGCACATGCCGCCGCCCGTGCTCGTGCCCGACGCGCGCACGCTCGACGGTCTCGCCACCGACGTGCCCGACGCCGCGCGCCGCCTCGTCGAGGCCTTCTGGCCCGGAGGCTTCACCATCATCCTGCGGGCGCAGCCCTCGCTGGCCTGGGACCTGGGGGAGATGCACGGGACCGTCGCGCTGCGCATGCCCGACCACCCGGCGGCGCTCGCGCTCCTGCGCCGCACGGGCCCACTAGCGGTGTCGTCGGCGAACGCGACCGGACGTCCCGCGGCCCTCGACGTCGACGACGCGCGGGCACAGCTCGGCGAGGCCGTGGCGGTCTACCTCGACGGCGGCGCGGCGACCGGCGGGGTGGCGTCGACCATCGTCGACGCGACGTCCGACACGCTGCGCGTCGTGCGCCAGGGCGCGGTCACGCTCGACCGCCTCCGCGAGGTCGCGGACGTCGCGGGCCCGGACGACCCGCCCGCCGACGCCCAGACCGCCGACGACGCCGGGGAGCCGGAGGCGAACGGCGGGTGA